A DNA window from Vigna unguiculata cultivar IT97K-499-35 chromosome 10, ASM411807v1, whole genome shotgun sequence contains the following coding sequences:
- the LOC114165680 gene encoding uncharacterized protein LOC114165680, whose protein sequence is MHPSSSDKDSYSPEVSSFVPSSPFVGPSPLKKPNNLGFMVDFLERMTMGIDRIVEVMNESNMLRRKQVEMAERQAIAMEKQNDLISEQTSIMRRSSAMQYLESEIWDMLVQLNLDDEDLLKQYYDYLCDNPKLVRLLFGLPTHLRHNYLLKHMTGGGDSS, encoded by the coding sequence ATGCACCCTAGTTCATCAGATAAGGATTCATACAGCCCAGAGGTGTCTTCGTTTGTCCCTTCTTCCCCTTTCGTAGGACCATCTCCATTAAAGAAGCCAAATAACCTAGGCTTTATGGTTGATTTTCTTGAGAGGATGACAATGGGGATAGATAGAATTGTGGAAGTCATGAATGAAAGTAATATGCTGAGAAGAAAACAAGTAGAAATGGCAGAGCGCCAAGCCATTGCAATGGAAAAGCAGAATGACTTGATAAGTGAACAGACATCCATTATGAGACGAAGTTCAGCCATGCAATATTTAGAATCTGAAATCTGGGATATGTTAGTCCAATTAAATTTGGATGATGAAGATCTTTTAAAGCAATACTATGATTACTTGTGTGACAATCCCAAACTTGTGCGTTTGCTTTTTGGCCTGCCAACTCACTTGCGACATAACTATTTGTTGAAGCATATGACTGGTGGTGGTGACTCTTCTTAG
- the LOC114165679 gene encoding E3 ubiquitin-protein ligase complex SLX5-SLX8 subunit SLX8-like: protein MEGRRRITLYDQMTASNGNTNSGSSSRDSLASLMLDDVVFKKAAADAEASRDLSRSRTLQDIIREEKPNGDAKDRNSWKAFKEKLRLKRAIGLAWSSATTHSNNSNNNDNEDGHLPQTRLLSDDAATQQNDVVVEDANDSDPIARFGSPTDNTAAGGDSSDGENNQEAAVGVSLMDLLEEAEQEMDLYRVSDDEVVAEFEKREEDEAEDEEKEGLVEYNCCVCMVRHKGAAFIPCGHTFCRMCCREIWASRGNCPLCNNLILEILDIF from the coding sequence ATGGAAGGTCGCCGGAGGATAACGCTTTACGACCAAATGACGGCTAGCAACGGCAATACCAACAGCGGCAGCAGCAGCCGAGATTCACTAGCGAGCCTCATGCTCGACGACGTCGTATTCAAGAAGGCCGCAGCCGACGCCGAAGCGAGCCGTGACCTGAGCCGAAGCCGGACTCTCCAAGACATCATTCGCGAAGAGAAACCTAACGGAGACGCGAAGGATCGCAACTCTTGGAAAGCCTTCAAGGAGAAGCTTCGGCTGAAGCGCGCTATCGGCTTGGCTTGGTCCTCCGCCACTACTCACAGTAATAACAGCAATAATAACGACAATGAAGACGGACATTTACCTCAAACTCGCCTACTCTCGGACGACGCGGCGACTCAGCAGAACGACGTCGTCGTGGAGGACGCAAACGATTCAGATCCGATCGCGCGGTTCGGATCTCCGACGGACAACACGGCGGCCGGCGGCGATTCCTCCGACGGGGAGAACAACCAGGAGGCGGCGGTTGGCGTGTCGCTGATGGATTTGTTGGAGGAAGCGGAGCAGGAAATGGATTTGTACAGAGTGAGCGATGATGAAGTGGTGGCAGAGTTtgagaagagagaagaagatgaagcggaagatgaagaaaaagaggGTTTGGTGGAGTATAACTGCTGCGTCTGCATGGTGCGCCATAAAGGCGCGGCGTTTATCCCGTGCGGACACACCTTCTGCAGAATGTGTTGCAGGGAGATTTGGGCCAGCAGAGGAAACTGCCCTCTCtgcaataatttaattttggaaATTCTTGATATTTTCTGA